A DNA window from Anaerocolumna sp. AGMB13020 contains the following coding sequences:
- a CDS encoding methyl-accepting chemotaxis protein — protein MKIKWKITGVSIFIIMILTISIISVTYFEIKYLVNAENKSEIKNYSNMGLQLINAEYPGDWSVREGALYKGDTLLNENYEVIDKFTAGTNILATLFAKDTRISTNVKVKSGERQINTKASDEVIAQVLEKGEVYTGSADIQGKSAETYYIPLKDNSGAVIGIWFVGVYTDVVNERILEAMLLIGMLSAGMLVIGIVISFLLGATIARGITKVKDKLRLMESGNFNFEFQDKLLRRKDEVGEIANSSRNLQVKMKEIITGIQKESEQVKLKVNHSVEAMETVNINIEEISATTEELSAGMQQTSAATEEMNASTYEIETEVTYMKEKTANGERLAQEIKARAEKLKEETGVSYKNTSDIYHLTNQQLRTSIEKTEAIEEIKELTQTIIQITAQTNLLALNASIEAARAGEAGRGFTVVADQIRILADNSKQAVSRINDISYNVSDAVKSVVQDSEKLLSFVDNQVLKDYEMLVNTSSQYVNDSDSVRGIVTEINEIAEKLHVAMQQIRTAIDEITTAAGEGAEGTTDIAEKINSVAFRVNDVLKQVQENKESAEQLDSLVDFFKL, from the coding sequence ATGAAAATTAAATGGAAAATAACAGGTGTTTCAATATTTATTATCATGATACTGACCATATCGATCATATCCGTTACCTATTTTGAAATAAAATACCTGGTGAACGCAGAGAATAAGTCTGAAATCAAAAATTACTCCAATATGGGACTGCAGCTTATCAATGCAGAATATCCGGGAGACTGGTCCGTTCGAGAGGGTGCCTTGTATAAAGGGGACACGTTATTAAATGAAAATTATGAGGTTATTGATAAGTTTACAGCCGGCACTAATATTCTTGCAACCTTATTTGCAAAGGATACAAGAATATCCACAAATGTAAAAGTGAAAAGCGGAGAGAGACAGATCAATACAAAAGCTTCCGATGAGGTAATTGCACAAGTTCTGGAGAAAGGCGAGGTTTACACCGGGTCTGCAGATATACAGGGAAAATCTGCCGAAACCTATTACATACCCTTAAAAGACAATAGTGGAGCAGTAATAGGCATCTGGTTCGTAGGTGTTTACACGGATGTTGTCAATGAGCGTATTTTAGAAGCAATGCTACTGATAGGGATGTTATCGGCTGGTATGCTGGTGATTGGAATTGTCATCTCCTTTTTACTGGGAGCTACCATTGCAAGAGGGATTACAAAAGTTAAGGACAAGCTCAGGTTAATGGAAAGCGGTAATTTTAATTTTGAGTTTCAGGATAAATTGTTGAGAAGAAAAGATGAAGTAGGAGAAATCGCAAATTCCTCCAGGAACCTGCAAGTGAAAATGAAAGAAATCATAACCGGTATCCAGAAGGAATCCGAGCAGGTGAAGCTCAAGGTGAATCATTCTGTTGAAGCGATGGAAACGGTGAATATTAACATTGAAGAAATCTCTGCTACCACAGAGGAATTGTCAGCCGGTATGCAGCAAACCTCAGCAGCCACGGAGGAAATGAATGCCTCTACCTATGAGATTGAAACAGAAGTTACTTATATGAAAGAAAAAACGGCAAACGGTGAAAGACTTGCACAAGAAATCAAAGCAAGAGCAGAAAAATTAAAGGAAGAAACGGGAGTTTCTTATAAGAATACTTCGGATATCTATCATTTAACAAACCAACAATTGAGAACGTCCATTGAAAAGACGGAGGCAATAGAAGAAATTAAAGAACTTACACAGACAATCATACAGATAACAGCCCAAACGAATTTGCTGGCATTAAATGCATCAATTGAAGCAGCAAGGGCAGGAGAGGCAGGAAGAGGTTTTACCGTTGTGGCTGATCAGATTCGTATACTGGCGGATAATTCCAAACAGGCGGTGTCAAGAATAAACGATATTTCCTATAATGTATCCGATGCAGTAAAAAGTGTAGTTCAGGATTCTGAAAAGCTTTTGTCCTTTGTGGATAACCAGGTGCTGAAAGACTATGAAATGTTAGTAAATACAAGCAGCCAATATGTGAATGATTCTGATAGTGTAAGAGGCATTGTTACTGAAATAAACGAGATTGCAGAGAAGCTTCACGTGGCCATGCAGCAGATCCGGACAGCAATTGATGAAATAACCACAGCAGCTGGCGAAGGTGCGGAAGGAACAACGGATATAGCGGAAAAAATTAATAGTGTTGCCTTTAGGGTAAACGATGTATTAAAGCAGGTTCAGGAAAACAAGGAGAGTGCGGAGCAGCTGGATAGCCTGGTGGATTTCTTTAAACTGTAA
- a CDS encoding diguanylate cyclase — protein MENLDSIEKMILDFNFIENLYESIRLVNPIEKKVYKIMKGSGNLLKINDNCYDFWQNNKVCENCISMRAYNQNKIYTKIEYNETNIYIMTAVPLRNHNVVLELMQNVSSDYLENDQKFDDIIKLIRKQNLSIVKNALTSLYNDQFVFERLPHDIAISYRENINVSLFIIKIKDMDYINNTHGYLVGNQVIKEVSKALKGLPRREKDWISTYRGVRFILLMYGINENQVGRICNYIYERINGLNFSSNDVPVKIEVGIGYHILKDKLITPEQFIENAKEMIKVENKLERNDTRPQKLTQRYSLTYREKEIALLLLKGMSNTEIADTLYIGLSTVKKHVSSLFSKTEVKSRTELVAKLNNERTNDIKIESYTGELP, from the coding sequence ATGGAAAATCTTGATTCGATTGAAAAAATGATCCTGGATTTTAATTTCATAGAAAATTTGTATGAGAGTATTCGTTTGGTTAATCCAATTGAAAAAAAAGTATACAAAATAATGAAAGGTTCCGGTAATCTTTTAAAGATTAATGATAACTGCTATGATTTCTGGCAAAACAATAAAGTCTGTGAAAACTGCATCTCAATGAGAGCCTACAATCAGAATAAAATATATACAAAGATTGAATACAATGAAACAAATATTTATATTATGACGGCAGTACCTCTGCGAAATCATAATGTAGTACTGGAATTAATGCAGAATGTCTCCTCTGATTACCTTGAGAATGATCAAAAATTCGATGACATTATTAAATTAATTCGTAAACAAAATCTATCCATTGTTAAGAATGCTCTCACAAGCTTATACAATGATCAGTTTGTTTTTGAAAGGCTTCCTCATGACATCGCCATTTCCTATAGGGAGAATATCAATGTCTCACTTTTTATCATAAAAATAAAGGATATGGATTATATCAATAACACCCATGGATATTTAGTCGGTAATCAGGTTATCAAAGAGGTGTCTAAGGCTCTAAAAGGGCTTCCCCGACGAGAAAAGGACTGGATTTCCACTTATCGTGGGGTCCGTTTTATCCTTCTTATGTATGGAATTAATGAGAACCAGGTAGGTCGAATATGCAATTATATCTATGAACGGATTAACGGACTTAATTTCTCCTCCAATGATGTCCCTGTTAAGATTGAAGTAGGCATTGGTTATCATATATTAAAGGACAAGCTGATTACACCGGAGCAGTTTATCGAAAATGCAAAAGAGATGATTAAAGTAGAAAACAAGCTTGAAAGAAACGATACCAGACCACAAAAATTAACCCAGAGATATTCATTAACCTATCGCGAAAAGGAAATAGCATTACTTCTTCTAAAAGGGATGTCAAATACCGAAATAGCAGATACCCTTTATATTGGATTATCTACAGTTAAGAAGCATGTCTCTTCACTTTTTAGTAAAACAGAAGTAAAATCACGTACAGAATTAGTTGCAAAATTAAACAACGAAAGGACAAACGATATAAAAATAGAATCTTATACAGGAGAATTGCCTTGA
- a CDS encoding tetratricopeptide repeat protein, with the protein MNKLNKNYHIKRRNTQSTANTGKILEAEKPLSQSMVWKLQKDFYANQGPEAWSKGIVPQYITTNPYISHLYAKTVFGYCRDIASSEDFEKNTTIYIMELAAGVGRFTYSFLKYFLHMLENSSLKGLSFKYLITDLAERNVEYWLKHRYLKPFFEEGILDAATFNMTEDEELHLRYSGKILRPGQVKNPLILFANYTFDSLPQDTFYVSNGELYEGLVTITEKEATVDAKDNSILSGFHYSYTDRLVSGSEYYDETNINEILLYYKDRLQDSAFSLPIIAFQCISRLRRLFQDDLILISTDKGYRNLLSMEKNYHPFLSKHGSISLTVNFHAMELYFDSLGGSAIHSIYEHESVTMSLFLLSKHPHNFLETTLVFQEIIESTGPDDFYVLKKALVPKNKSLTSKELLTFLRFTHWDARTFLEFYHTFLERIEKEEDFPREELITAIYQVWEYYFPIGDDGNLFYCLGSLLSYFGCDTDAIELFESSIEFYGEEDALYYEIALCYYNLQEFSKALMYAEKSLLLNPTFEESKELISIIGPI; encoded by the coding sequence TTGAACAAACTCAACAAGAACTACCATATAAAAAGACGAAATACCCAAAGTACAGCAAATACAGGTAAGATATTGGAAGCAGAAAAACCCCTGTCCCAATCCATGGTATGGAAACTGCAAAAAGACTTCTATGCCAACCAGGGACCAGAGGCCTGGAGTAAAGGAATCGTACCCCAATATATAACCACCAATCCCTATATATCCCATTTATATGCAAAAACGGTATTCGGGTACTGCAGGGATATTGCTTCCAGTGAAGATTTTGAAAAAAATACAACAATTTATATTATGGAGCTGGCAGCAGGAGTCGGGCGTTTTACTTACTCTTTTCTGAAGTATTTTCTTCACATGCTTGAAAATTCCTCTCTAAAAGGACTGTCATTTAAATACCTTATTACGGATCTGGCGGAAAGAAACGTTGAATACTGGCTGAAGCACCGTTATTTGAAACCCTTTTTCGAAGAGGGGATACTGGATGCAGCAACCTTTAATATGACAGAAGATGAAGAACTGCATTTAAGGTACAGCGGTAAAATTCTTAGACCCGGTCAGGTTAAAAATCCCCTTATCTTATTTGCCAATTATACTTTTGACAGTCTCCCTCAGGATACGTTTTATGTCTCTAACGGTGAATTATACGAAGGTCTGGTTACAATCACTGAAAAAGAAGCAACGGTTGATGCAAAAGACAACTCCATTCTTTCAGGCTTTCATTATTCCTATACGGATAGACTGGTCTCTGGCAGCGAATATTACGACGAAACCAATATAAATGAAATACTTCTGTACTATAAAGACCGCCTGCAGGATAGTGCCTTTTCCCTTCCTATTATTGCTTTTCAATGTATCAGCCGGTTAAGGAGACTGTTTCAGGACGATCTTATACTAATCTCCACCGATAAAGGATATCGGAATCTATTATCCATGGAGAAAAACTATCATCCTTTTTTATCAAAACATGGTTCCATCTCCCTGACGGTTAATTTTCATGCGATGGAATTATATTTTGACAGCCTTGGCGGAAGTGCTATTCACAGTATTTATGAACATGAAAGTGTAACCATGTCCTTATTTCTGCTGAGTAAACACCCCCACAATTTTCTTGAAACCACCCTGGTCTTTCAGGAGATTATAGAAAGTACCGGCCCGGATGACTTTTATGTATTGAAAAAGGCTCTGGTACCAAAGAATAAATCCCTTACCTCAAAAGAATTACTGACCTTTTTAAGATTTACCCACTGGGATGCAAGAACCTTCCTGGAATTCTATCACACCTTTCTGGAGCGAATTGAGAAAGAAGAAGATTTCCCCAGGGAAGAACTGATTACTGCCATATATCAAGTTTGGGAATATTATTTTCCCATTGGCGATGACGGAAATCTATTTTATTGCCTGGGTTCCTTATTAAGTTATTTTGGTTGTGATACGGATGCAATTGAGCTCTTTGAATCCTCCATCGAATTCTATGGTGAAGAGGACGCCCTTTACTATGAAATCGCCCTCTGTTATTACAATCTGCAGGAGTTTTCAAAAGCTCTGATGTATGCTGAAAAATCACTGCTTTTAAACCCCACCTTTGAAGAAAGCAAAGAATTGATAAGCATAATAGGTCCAATCTGA
- a CDS encoding carbohydrate kinase family protein, whose translation MSKNYDVTALGELLIDFTENGISPQGNTLFEANPGGAPCNVLAMLSRFGHRTAFIGKVGEDMFGGYLRKTLSELEINTNWLLADNTTRTTLAFVKNLKDGEREFSFYRNPGADMMLTEKEIDETLLADTRIFHFGTLSMTHESVRRATIRAVKAAKAQGALISFDPNLREPLWDSLKTAREQVSFGLEHCDILKISDNEIIWFTGEADLTAGIKKLQKAYPIPLILLSMGGKGSRAYCGAESAEAPAFFQENPQDTTGAGDTFLGCCLHYILENGMQQLNKEWLKEMLTTANGAASIITGRKGALRVMPTISELENFLKARRYGS comes from the coding sequence ATGTCTAAAAACTATGATGTTACTGCTTTGGGAGAGCTTTTGATAGATTTTACGGAGAACGGCATAAGTCCTCAGGGGAACACCCTCTTTGAAGCCAATCCGGGAGGAGCACCCTGCAACGTTCTTGCTATGCTCAGCCGCTTTGGACATCGTACAGCCTTTATTGGCAAAGTAGGTGAGGATATGTTTGGCGGGTATTTAAGAAAAACGCTTTCAGAATTAGAAATTAATACGAACTGGCTGTTAGCGGATAATACTACCCGTACTACTTTGGCTTTTGTAAAAAACCTGAAGGACGGAGAAAGGGAGTTCTCATTCTATCGAAATCCAGGGGCAGATATGATGCTTACGGAGAAAGAGATAGATGAAACCCTACTTGCCGACACCAGAATCTTTCATTTTGGAACACTCTCCATGACCCATGAATCGGTAAGAAGAGCAACAATACGGGCGGTTAAAGCGGCAAAAGCACAAGGGGCGTTGATTTCCTTTGATCCCAATCTCAGGGAACCTTTATGGGACTCTTTAAAGACAGCCAGAGAACAGGTATCCTTTGGCTTAGAGCACTGTGATATCTTAAAAATATCCGACAATGAAATTATATGGTTTACCGGAGAGGCAGACTTGACAGCAGGGATAAAAAAGCTACAAAAAGCTTATCCGATTCCGCTGATACTGTTATCTATGGGAGGAAAAGGAAGCCGTGCCTATTGCGGAGCCGAATCTGCTGAGGCACCAGCCTTTTTTCAAGAAAATCCCCAGGATACCACCGGAGCAGGTGACACCTTTTTAGGCTGCTGCCTTCATTATATATTGGAAAACGGAATGCAGCAACTTAACAAAGAATGGCTTAAGGAGATGCTGACAACCGCTAATGGGGCAGCATCCATCATCACGGGCAGGAAAGGCGCCTTACGGGTAATGCCGACGATATCTGAATTGGAGAATTTCTTAAAAGCAAGAAGGTATGGCAGCTAG
- a CDS encoding LacI family DNA-binding transcriptional regulator, which produces MEVATLKDVAKETGLTVSTISRVLNNRGYISEETRQNVYDAMKRLNYQPNEVARSLSKKSTNTIGVIVPHIRHPYFAELISNLENQAYLHKYKILLFNSKEKDEKEREYLEMCTSNRVSGVILCSGTVAVGEFSRLNIPLVTIERYLENGTASIECDNLQGGRLAAKHLMESGCEHLIHFSGVSERSMPADARGEGFREVCSSSGIDFKEVTTSELQYNNLEYHDFIENILKENPDTDGIFASSDLIAAQVIQVCAKMKISIPDQLKIVGFDDVYLASLTTPRITTIHQPVREMAQMAIELVIAAGEGKLVPNRTMLPVSLIKRETT; this is translated from the coding sequence ATGGAAGTGGCAACATTAAAGGATGTAGCAAAGGAAACCGGACTGACCGTAAGTACTATCTCAAGGGTTCTGAATAACAGAGGTTATATTAGCGAGGAAACCAGGCAGAATGTATACGATGCCATGAAAAGGCTAAACTATCAGCCCAATGAAGTAGCACGTTCCCTGTCCAAGAAATCGACGAATACCATAGGTGTTATAGTACCTCATATCAGACACCCCTATTTTGCTGAATTAATAAGTAATCTGGAGAACCAGGCATATTTGCATAAATATAAGATTCTATTGTTTAATTCCAAGGAAAAGGATGAGAAAGAAAGAGAATATCTGGAGATGTGCACCAGCAACCGTGTGTCAGGCGTTATCCTATGCAGTGGTACGGTAGCGGTAGGAGAATTCAGCAGGCTGAATATTCCGCTGGTAACCATTGAGCGTTATCTGGAGAATGGAACAGCCTCCATTGAATGTGATAATCTGCAGGGAGGACGGCTAGCAGCCAAACATCTGATGGAATCCGGGTGTGAACATCTGATTCATTTCAGTGGTGTCAGTGAGAGGTCTATGCCTGCAGACGCCAGAGGCGAAGGCTTTCGGGAGGTGTGCAGCTCCTCAGGTATTGATTTTAAAGAGGTAACGACCAGTGAATTACAGTATAATAATCTGGAATACCATGATTTTATTGAAAATATCCTTAAGGAGAACCCTGATACCGACGGGATTTTTGCCAGTAGTGACCTGATTGCTGCCCAGGTCATACAAGTCTGTGCAAAAATGAAAATCTCCATACCAGATCAACTGAAGATCGTAGGTTTTGATGATGTTTACCTTGCTTCTCTGACCACCCCCCGAATAACCACGATACATCAGCCTGTCAGGGAGATGGCACAGATGGCAATTGAGCTGGTAATTGCTGCAGGCGAAGGAAAGCTGGTACCAAACAGAACAATGCTGCCGGTTTCTTTGATAAAAAGGGAGACGACCTGA
- a CDS encoding glycoside hydrolase family 32 protein, protein MNKIIHCSKEYLYLPVQRQREEKCLEIFSVEEDSREIKIMEFMIPQEMEEKEESAIDYSVRLPVKQFTGKTLLLKGDFKESFAEGIFNDTFLSAASLRRPSIHFTAERGWINDPNGLIFHNGIYHLYYQYNPCNTEWNNMCWGHAISRDLLFWEHQDLVLMPDSEGMMFSGSAISNGRGMLGLPEDAILYFYTAAGGVTKWSKEKPFTQKLAYSLDGGYTLTKTEAGKLNTIAKENRDPKVFWHEESGAYIMSLWLEGNEFALLRSKELLNWELTDRLNFEGAWECPDLFQVKDEEGHKLWVFWCADGYYYLGTFDGYHFTSEGIRHHAYINTLPYAAQTFSGISDRVVSVSWLRTTARKELYTGAMGVPRELKLFWNQGQPVLAQPLVRELSACVKEVDGDLIKKGLPEEYHYQWEAAQAVLVEMLLGCNGEAVTEWMIGKDRISYDKDSGLLMVMGVEYAIGAGLKDFTFLLDDVIFEVTANHDIILGIFELTEPVTSISAKPEQFKEYRVYQLEG, encoded by the coding sequence ATGAATAAAATCATTCATTGCTCAAAGGAGTATCTCTATCTGCCGGTACAAAGGCAAAGAGAAGAAAAATGCCTGGAGATATTTTCTGTGGAAGAGGATAGCCGGGAAATAAAGATAATGGAGTTTATGATACCTCAGGAAATGGAGGAAAAAGAAGAATCTGCCATTGATTATTCCGTACGTTTACCGGTAAAGCAGTTTACCGGTAAAACCTTATTGTTAAAGGGAGATTTTAAGGAGAGCTTCGCAGAAGGGATCTTCAATGACACCTTTCTTTCAGCGGCATCCTTAAGACGTCCTTCCATCCATTTTACTGCAGAGCGGGGATGGATAAATGATCCGAACGGCTTGATATTTCATAACGGGATTTACCATCTGTATTACCAGTATAACCCTTGCAATACAGAATGGAATAATATGTGCTGGGGACATGCCATCAGCAGAGATCTGCTTTTTTGGGAGCATCAGGATCTGGTACTGATGCCGGACAGCGAGGGGATGATGTTTTCTGGCAGTGCGATTAGCAATGGGCGAGGAATGCTGGGATTGCCTGAAGATGCCATTCTTTATTTTTATACTGCCGCCGGTGGTGTTACGAAATGGAGCAAGGAGAAGCCTTTTACCCAAAAGCTGGCCTACAGCCTGGATGGCGGTTATACCCTTACAAAGACGGAGGCCGGAAAGCTCAATACAATAGCAAAGGAAAACCGGGATCCGAAAGTTTTTTGGCATGAGGAGAGCGGGGCATATATTATGAGTCTTTGGCTGGAAGGAAATGAATTTGCCCTGCTACGTTCCAAAGAGCTGTTGAACTGGGAACTCACGGACAGACTTAACTTTGAGGGAGCTTGGGAATGCCCGGATTTATTTCAGGTTAAGGACGAAGAAGGCCATAAATTGTGGGTGTTTTGGTGCGCAGACGGTTATTATTATCTGGGAACCTTTGATGGTTATCATTTTACTTCGGAGGGTATCCGTCATCATGCATATATAAACACCCTGCCTTATGCGGCGCAGACCTTTTCCGGGATTTCAGACAGGGTAGTCTCGGTCTCCTGGCTTCGGACAACGGCAAGGAAGGAATTATATACCGGTGCCATGGGTGTTCCAAGAGAGCTGAAGCTTTTCTGGAATCAGGGTCAGCCGGTATTGGCCCAACCACTGGTAAGGGAATTATCCGCTTGCGTAAAAGAAGTTGACGGTGACTTGATAAAGAAAGGGCTTCCTGAGGAATATCATTACCAATGGGAAGCGGCACAGGCTGTGCTGGTGGAGATGCTTCTTGGCTGCAATGGGGAGGCTGTGACGGAATGGATGATCGGAAAGGACCGTATAAGCTATGACAAGGATTCCGGGCTTCTTATGGTGATGGGGGTTGAATATGCTATAGGAGCAGGTCTTAAGGATTTTACATTTTTATTGGATGATGTTATCTTTGAAGTAACGGCAAATCATGATATAATTTTAGGTATATTTGAATTAACGGAACCTGTGACATCCATTTCCGCAAAACCGGAGCAATTTAAAGAGTACCGGGTATATCAGCTTGAAGGGTAA
- the gtfA gene encoding sucrose phosphorylase: MKKIENKCMLITYSDSLGKDLKELKEVLELYFSKAVGGIHILPFFPSSGDRGFAPMDYHKVDSAFGDWTDIEKLSERYYLMFDYMINHISAQSEYYKDFLKKKEASPYWEMFLRYKDFWEQGEPTPEQIDKIYKRKPRAPYVDAVFADGTTEKVWCTFDSEQIDINCKSEISKKFIRDNLTTLCSHGAAVVRLDAFAYATKKADTSCFFVEPEVWEFLKECEEIIRPYQAEILPEIHEHYSMQLKIAKEGYYVYDFALPFLMINALYYGKSEYLKHWLATCPRKQFTTLDTHDGIGVVDVKDLLPEEEIENTKEDIFRWGANVKKIYNTAAYNNLDIYQINCTYYSALGNDDDAYLLARAVQIFAPGIPQIYYVGLLAGKNDLKLLEETKEGRNINRHYYTLEEVAQEVERPVVKKLIRLLEFRNSHLSFEGDIELVDCGNKELHIIRRYHEHTAELIADFEARCFTIMYSHNGIMKELGMDYE; the protein is encoded by the coding sequence ATGAAAAAGATTGAAAATAAATGTATGCTTATTACTTACTCAGATTCTCTGGGGAAGGATCTAAAGGAGCTTAAGGAGGTTTTGGAGCTATATTTTTCCAAAGCGGTTGGAGGAATACATATCCTGCCCTTTTTCCCTTCTTCCGGCGACAGGGGCTTCGCACCCATGGATTACCACAAGGTGGATTCAGCCTTTGGAGACTGGACAGACATCGAGAAGCTTTCAGAAAGATATTATCTGATGTTTGATTATATGATCAACCATATTTCTGCCCAAAGTGAGTATTACAAAGATTTTTTGAAAAAAAAGGAAGCTTCCCCTTACTGGGAGATGTTCCTCCGGTACAAGGATTTCTGGGAGCAGGGAGAACCCACCCCTGAACAGATTGATAAGATATATAAGAGAAAACCCAGAGCTCCTTATGTGGATGCAGTATTTGCTGACGGAACCACTGAAAAGGTATGGTGTACCTTTGATTCGGAACAGATTGACATTAATTGTAAGTCAGAAATCTCCAAGAAATTTATACGCGATAACCTGACAACCCTGTGCAGCCACGGTGCGGCTGTTGTTCGTCTGGATGCCTTTGCTTATGCTACCAAAAAAGCAGATACATCCTGCTTTTTCGTGGAACCGGAGGTCTGGGAGTTCCTGAAGGAATGTGAGGAGATAATACGTCCCTACCAGGCTGAGATTCTGCCGGAAATCCATGAGCACTATAGCATGCAATTAAAAATCGCAAAAGAGGGTTATTATGTATATGACTTTGCCCTGCCGTTTCTGATGATTAATGCCCTTTATTATGGAAAATCCGAGTACCTGAAGCATTGGCTTGCTACCTGCCCCAGGAAACAGTTTACCACGCTGGATACCCATGACGGAATTGGTGTGGTAGATGTGAAAGATCTGCTTCCGGAAGAAGAAATTGAGAATACCAAAGAAGATATCTTCCGCTGGGGTGCCAATGTGAAGAAAATCTATAATACAGCGGCTTACAACAATTTAGATATTTATCAGATTAACTGCACTTATTATTCTGCCCTGGGTAATGACGATGATGCTTATTTACTGGCTAGAGCCGTACAGATTTTTGCGCCGGGAATTCCCCAGATTTATTATGTCGGACTATTAGCCGGAAAAAATGATCTGAAATTATTGGAGGAGACCAAAGAAGGAAGAAATATAAACCGGCATTATTACACATTGGAGGAGGTTGCGCAGGAAGTGGAAAGACCGGTGGTCAAAAAGCTGATAAGACTGCTGGAATTCCGTAACAGCCATCTTTCTTTTGAAGGGGATATAGAACTTGTGGACTGCGGAAACAAGGAACTTCATATTATTCGAAGATATCATGAGCACACGGCTGAGCTGATTGCAGATTTTGAGGCAAGATGCTTTACCATTATGTATTCTCATAATGGAATTATGAAAGAACTTGGTATGGATTATGAATAA
- a CDS encoding carbohydrate ABC transporter permease translates to MDTVSNIGGTRRKVLKITGFLTVMIFFLLYMIPFALIFLNSFKRKRDIITGPFSFVTKMGYTMDNYSEAFVKMNFMKVFGNSLFITGFSTLLVILLSSMVGYYFTRAKNLFSRIFFSLMAASMIIPFQAIMIPLVSIYGSYLNVLNNRLTLIFMHTGFAMSMSVFIYQGFIKSSIPISLEEAAYLDGCSKQQTFFRVVFPLLKPTTSTLVILNVLAFWNDYLLPSLVLGRKQLFTLPLSTYAFYGTYSANFGVIMAALVLTVAPVLILHLFLQKQIISGVIAGAVKL, encoded by the coding sequence ATGGACACAGTTTCTAATATTGGAGGAACCAGACGTAAGGTGTTAAAGATAACGGGGTTTTTGACTGTAATGATATTTTTTCTTCTGTATATGATACCTTTTGCACTGATTTTTCTGAATTCCTTTAAAAGGAAAAGAGATATTATAACCGGTCCCTTTTCTTTTGTCACTAAAATGGGTTATACCATGGATAACTACTCGGAAGCTTTTGTAAAAATGAACTTTATGAAGGTCTTTGGCAACTCCCTTTTTATAACGGGTTTTAGTACTCTTTTGGTTATATTGCTTTCCTCCATGGTAGGATATTATTTTACCCGGGCGAAAAATCTGTTTTCCAGGATATTTTTTTCCTTAATGGCTGCCTCTATGATAATTCCTTTTCAGGCCATAATGATTCCGCTGGTATCTATTTACGGTTCTTATCTGAATGTTCTGAACAACAGGCTGACACTGATATTTATGCATACCGGTTTTGCTATGAGCATGTCGGTATTTATCTATCAGGGTTTTATCAAGAGCAGTATTCCCATCTCCCTGGAGGAGGCGGCTTATCTGGATGGCTGTAGCAAGCAGCAGACCTTCTTCCGGGTAGTATTTCCACTGCTAAAGCCTACGACTTCAACTCTGGTAATACTTAATGTACTGGCTTTTTGGAATGATTATTTGCTGCCGTCACTGGTCCTGGGAAGAAAGCAGCTGTTTACTCTGCCTTTGTCGACTTATGCCTTTTACGGTACATACTCGGCAAATTTCGGAGTTATAATGGCAGCACTGGTATTAACCGTAGCACCCGTCCTTATCCTTCATCTGTTCCTGCAAAAACAGATTATAAGTGGAGTAATTGCCGGAGCGGTTAAATTGTAA